The following coding sequences lie in one Kribbella sp. NBC_00709 genomic window:
- a CDS encoding copper resistance D family protein codes for MSATRATRAARHRMPGRLVAAGVGAVVIASVALVVALFAAGSQPRDLGGIGGPDLFISWLLPLLKLVSTLATVGCAGALLAAVVLLRIEGGPLGVQGRRAVRDASNSAIIWAVCAFANAVVTAAILLDTPVRLLRLRFDDALGVPEVKALLITGILVLALAIGIRRVQTSSAAGLGVLVAIAALIPTAVTAYPRNESYVVLAGAALVIHVIAATTWVGGLAGLVRYGRASRTGLPIVLERYGQVAYVSSVAVLASGLISAAGRLAAKGGGWGSILDPLTGDAYGALLIAKVAAFLLLIVLAALHRSRSQGDLLDAGLPFWRIVGVELFVMALALGLSVALSQTV; via the coding sequence GTGAGCGCGACGCGCGCGACCCGTGCCGCCCGGCATCGCATGCCCGGACGTCTGGTCGCCGCTGGAGTAGGCGCCGTCGTCATCGCCTCGGTGGCTTTGGTGGTCGCGCTGTTCGCGGCCGGCAGCCAGCCGCGTGACCTCGGCGGTATCGGCGGTCCGGACCTCTTCATCTCCTGGCTGCTGCCGCTGCTCAAGCTGGTGTCCACGCTCGCGACCGTCGGCTGCGCCGGCGCGCTGCTCGCCGCGGTGGTGCTGCTGCGGATCGAGGGCGGTCCGCTCGGAGTGCAGGGCCGGCGTGCGGTCCGGGACGCGAGCAACTCGGCGATCATCTGGGCGGTCTGCGCGTTCGCCAACGCGGTCGTCACGGCGGCCATCCTGCTCGACACCCCGGTCCGGCTGCTGCGGTTGCGGTTCGACGACGCTCTCGGCGTACCCGAGGTGAAGGCACTGCTGATCACGGGCATCCTGGTCCTCGCGCTGGCGATCGGTATCCGCCGGGTGCAGACGTCATCGGCGGCAGGGCTCGGCGTACTGGTCGCGATCGCCGCGTTGATCCCGACCGCGGTCACGGCGTACCCGCGGAACGAGTCGTACGTCGTCCTGGCCGGCGCGGCGCTCGTGATCCACGTGATCGCGGCAACCACGTGGGTCGGTGGGCTCGCGGGGCTGGTGCGGTACGGGCGAGCGAGCCGGACCGGTCTGCCGATCGTGCTGGAGCGCTACGGGCAGGTCGCCTACGTGTCGTCGGTCGCCGTCCTGGCCAGCGGCCTGATCAGCGCCGCAGGACGTCTGGCGGCGAAGGGCGGCGGCTGGGGCTCGATCCTCGACCCGCTCACCGGCGACGCGTACGGCGCCCTGCTGATCGCGAAGGTGGCCGCCTTCCTGCTCCTCATCGTCCTCGCCGCCCTCCACCGCAGCCGCTCCCAGGGAGACCTCCTCGACGCCGGCCTCCCCTTCTGGCGCATCGTCGGCGTAGAACTCTTCGTCATGGCCCTGGCCCTCGGCCTCTCGGTCGCCCTCTCCCAGACCGTCTAG
- the greA gene encoding transcription elongation factor GreA: MTQRIDEDSVVWLTQDGYDQLKSELEHLKGPARAEITQRISEARDEGDLKENGGYHAAKDEQGKIEARIRQLEDMLRRARVGETPKKGGKVEPGMKVSIKFAGDDDVETFLLGSRELLALDASVDIDVYSPQSPLGSAILGKKKGDKATYEAPNGKPVTVEIVGAEPFTG, translated from the coding sequence GTGACGCAGAGGATCGATGAGGACAGCGTTGTCTGGCTGACGCAGGACGGTTACGACCAGCTGAAGTCCGAGCTCGAGCACCTCAAGGGCCCGGCCCGTGCCGAGATCACCCAGCGGATCAGCGAGGCCAGGGACGAGGGCGACCTCAAGGAGAACGGCGGTTACCACGCCGCGAAGGACGAGCAGGGCAAGATCGAGGCCCGGATCCGCCAGCTCGAGGACATGCTGCGCCGGGCGCGGGTCGGCGAGACCCCGAAGAAGGGCGGCAAGGTCGAGCCCGGGATGAAGGTGTCGATCAAGTTCGCCGGTGACGACGACGTCGAGACGTTCCTGCTCGGCTCCCGCGAACTGCTCGCCCTGGACGCGTCGGTCGACATCGACGTGTACTCGCCGCAGTCCCCGCTCGGATCGGCCATCCTCGGCAAGAAGAAGGGCGACAAGGCCACCTACGAGGCACCCAACGGGAAGCCCGTGACGGTCGAGATCGTCGGCGCGGAACCCTTCACCGGCTGA
- the ilvA gene encoding threonine ammonia-lyase, which produces MIDARDVARAAGLLHDVVAPTPLEYSRWLSELVGGDVFLKCENLQRTGSFKLRGAYVRMARLSKSERSRGVVAASAGNHAQGVALAAQLLGIKATVFMPHGAPIPKEKATRAYGAEIRFVGTSIDDCLIAARAFAAETGAVLIHPFDHPDIVAGQATAGLEIVEQCPQVRTVVVPTGGGGLLAGIASAMQRDGMPIEVVGVQAAGAAAYPASLAAGEPVQLERMSTMADGIAVGLPGKVPFEAVQEYVGEVRTVGEDSLSKALLLVLERAKLVVEPAGAAAVAAVLDEPRHFKPPVVVVLSGGNIDPLLLMRVIRQGMAAAARYLSLRVRIPDTPGGLATLLTQLAALNANIIEIVHERISETLSLEEVEVALQLELRGEEHRERVLAGLVANGYSYTLN; this is translated from the coding sequence GTGATCGATGCCAGGGATGTTGCGCGGGCTGCCGGTCTGCTGCACGACGTGGTGGCTCCGACGCCGCTGGAGTACTCGCGCTGGCTGAGCGAGTTGGTCGGCGGCGACGTGTTCCTGAAGTGCGAGAACCTGCAGCGGACCGGGTCGTTCAAGCTACGCGGCGCGTACGTGCGGATGGCCCGGTTGTCCAAGTCCGAACGCAGCCGGGGCGTCGTCGCGGCCAGCGCCGGCAACCACGCGCAGGGCGTCGCGCTCGCGGCCCAACTGCTCGGCATCAAGGCCACTGTCTTCATGCCGCACGGCGCGCCGATCCCGAAGGAGAAGGCGACCCGGGCGTACGGCGCCGAGATTCGCTTCGTCGGTACGTCGATCGACGACTGCCTGATCGCGGCCCGCGCCTTCGCGGCCGAGACGGGTGCGGTGCTGATCCATCCGTTCGACCATCCCGACATCGTGGCCGGTCAGGCGACCGCCGGACTCGAGATCGTCGAGCAGTGCCCTCAGGTGCGGACCGTCGTCGTACCGACCGGTGGCGGCGGACTGCTGGCCGGGATCGCGTCCGCGATGCAGCGCGACGGGATGCCGATCGAGGTCGTCGGCGTCCAGGCGGCCGGAGCGGCGGCGTACCCGGCGTCGCTCGCGGCGGGGGAGCCGGTGCAGCTGGAGCGGATGTCGACGATGGCGGACGGGATCGCGGTCGGCCTGCCGGGGAAGGTGCCGTTCGAGGCGGTGCAGGAGTATGTCGGTGAGGTGCGGACGGTCGGCGAGGATTCGTTGTCCAAGGCCCTGCTGCTCGTGCTCGAACGGGCCAAGCTGGTGGTCGAACCTGCCGGTGCGGCTGCGGTTGCCGCCGTACTCGACGAGCCGAGACACTTCAAGCCGCCGGTCGTCGTGGTGCTGTCCGGCGGCAACATCGACCCGCTGCTGCTGATGCGAGTGATCCGCCAGGGAATGGCGGCGGCCGCCCGGTACCTCTCGCTGCGGGTGCGGATCCCGGACACGCCCGGCGGACTGGCCACGTTGCTGACTCAGCTCGCCGCGCTGAACGCGAACATCATCGAGATCGTGCACGAGCGGATCTCGGAGACCCTGAGCCTGGAAGAGGTCGAGGTCGCGTTGCAGCTCGAGCTCCGTGGCGAGGAGCACCGTGAGCGCGTACTCGCCGGACTCGTTGCCAACGGCTACAGCTACACGCTCAACTGA
- a CDS encoding MFS transporter: protein MTTQTTSPARMTWDARLWGALLVVCGVIFLDGLDVSMVGMSLPSIGADLGVSLSSLQWVVTGYVLGYGGLLLLGGRTADLLGRRRVFLIALAVFAVVSMLSSLASNPELLIAARFVKGVAAAFTAPAALSIITTTFHEGPDRNRALSIFTTCAASGFSMGLILGGALTEVGWRWTFLMPGPVALIVLLFGLKLIPNSPRDDAAGGYDVPGAITVTGGMLSLVYAVVGAEHAGWVSVQTFGLFALAIVLLAGFVAIELRTKHPLVRLGILRNPSLRRANLAILTVFGSYVAFQLIGTMYFQNLLGWSSFQTALGFLPAGVLVATLSPNVGKIVDRIGTEKMIILAMALFVAGYALSLRIGPESAYFSTVFPTIMLLGLGFAIGFPSLNIQAVSGVPDHEQGLASGLFNTSNQVGGAVVLAIVTAVISGQSAGVTTPGEVLPAYRSGLGVVTGIAALGLVIALTGLRGLKARRAAEDEEAAELIAVQDELASEEMTPAA from the coding sequence GTGACTACGCAAACCACATCGCCAGCACGGATGACCTGGGACGCGCGCCTCTGGGGAGCGCTCCTGGTGGTCTGCGGCGTGATCTTCCTCGACGGCCTGGACGTGTCCATGGTCGGTATGTCCCTACCGTCCATCGGCGCCGACCTGGGCGTCTCCCTTTCGTCCCTCCAGTGGGTCGTGACCGGCTACGTGCTCGGGTACGGCGGCCTGTTGCTGCTCGGCGGCCGGACCGCCGACCTGCTCGGCCGGCGCCGGGTCTTCCTGATCGCACTCGCGGTCTTCGCCGTCGTCTCGATGCTGAGCTCACTGGCCAGCAACCCCGAACTGCTCATCGCGGCGCGGTTCGTGAAGGGTGTCGCCGCGGCGTTCACCGCCCCGGCCGCGCTCTCGATCATCACCACGACCTTCCACGAGGGCCCGGATCGCAACCGCGCCCTCAGTATCTTCACCACCTGCGCCGCCAGCGGCTTCTCGATGGGCCTGATCCTCGGCGGCGCGCTGACCGAGGTCGGCTGGCGCTGGACCTTCCTGATGCCCGGCCCGGTCGCCCTGATCGTGCTGCTGTTCGGCCTCAAGCTGATCCCGAACAGCCCGCGTGACGACGCCGCCGGCGGGTACGACGTACCGGGCGCCATCACCGTCACCGGCGGCATGCTGTCCCTGGTCTACGCCGTCGTCGGCGCCGAACACGCCGGCTGGGTCTCGGTCCAGACGTTCGGGCTGTTCGCGCTGGCGATCGTGCTGCTGGCCGGATTCGTCGCGATCGAGCTGCGGACCAAGCACCCGCTGGTTCGCCTCGGCATCCTGCGCAACCCGTCGCTGCGGCGGGCGAACCTGGCCATCCTGACCGTCTTCGGTTCGTACGTCGCCTTCCAGCTGATCGGCACGATGTACTTCCAGAACCTGCTCGGCTGGTCGTCGTTCCAGACCGCCCTGGGCTTCCTGCCCGCCGGCGTCCTGGTCGCCACGCTCTCGCCGAACGTCGGCAAGATCGTGGACCGGATCGGCACCGAGAAGATGATCATCCTGGCGATGGCGCTGTTCGTCGCCGGGTACGCCCTGAGCCTGAGGATCGGCCCGGAGTCGGCGTACTTCTCGACCGTGTTCCCGACGATCATGCTGCTCGGTCTCGGGTTCGCGATCGGGTTCCCGTCGCTGAACATCCAGGCGGTGTCCGGGGTCCCGGACCACGAGCAGGGGCTGGCCTCCGGGCTGTTCAACACCTCCAACCAGGTGGGCGGCGCGGTGGTCCTCGCCATCGTGACCGCGGTGATCAGCGGCCAGTCGGCCGGCGTGACCACGCCGGGCGAGGTGCTGCCGGCGTACAGGTCCGGGCTCGGGGTCGTGACCGGGATCGCAGCGCTCGGACTGGTGATCGCGCTGACCGGTCTGCGCGGGCTGAAGGCTCGCCGGGCCGCGGAAGACGAGGAAGCGGCGGAGCTGATCGCCGTACAGGACGAGCTGGCGTCGGAGGAGATGACGCCGGCGGCGTGA
- a CDS encoding DUF222 domain-containing protein, with amino-acid sequence MFDTDLEELPTAHLLESAAEHRALANRADARLLQHAQIYADRFHPSVCGVRPGRRSADGRERAVVLGGEGCPEIAEFAVAEFGVMLAVSPRVAAGLLGEALALRHRFPFTWARVLAGDATPWKARQLASACVKLSEEAARYVDRRVAPLIDSITPYRLDKIIRAAKLHADPELARDEAAEAARERGVFVGRSDEHGNKTIYVKAPAGAVIRHDATIAAIAEALKTFGDTRHVQHRRADAIGIIADPRYTQELLTQAHNHPTPIPPHLTRHKHSRVTRGHLEPPFEP; translated from the coding sequence ATGTTCGACACTGATCTCGAGGAGCTGCCGACGGCTCACCTGTTGGAGTCGGCCGCCGAGCACCGCGCGCTGGCCAATCGGGCCGACGCGCGGCTGTTGCAGCACGCTCAGATCTACGCCGATCGGTTCCACCCGTCGGTCTGCGGCGTCCGGCCTGGTCGCCGGTCGGCTGATGGGCGCGAGCGGGCTGTGGTTTTGGGTGGTGAGGGCTGTCCGGAGATCGCGGAGTTCGCTGTCGCCGAGTTCGGTGTCATGCTCGCGGTCTCGCCGAGGGTGGCGGCTGGGCTCCTGGGTGAGGCGTTGGCGTTGCGGCACCGGTTCCCGTTCACCTGGGCGCGCGTGCTGGCTGGTGACGCCACCCCGTGGAAGGCGCGCCAGCTCGCATCCGCGTGTGTGAAGCTGTCCGAAGAAGCCGCCCGGTACGTCGATCGTCGCGTCGCGCCGCTGATCGACTCGATCACGCCGTACCGGCTGGACAAGATCATCCGGGCCGCCAAACTCCACGCCGACCCCGAGCTGGCCCGCGACGAGGCCGCCGAGGCTGCTCGTGAGCGGGGCGTGTTCGTCGGCCGCAGCGATGAGCACGGCAACAAGACCATCTATGTGAAGGCTCCGGCCGGCGCGGTGATCCGCCACGACGCGACCATCGCCGCGATCGCCGAGGCCCTGAAGACCTTTGGCGACACCCGCCACGTGCAGCACCGCCGCGCCGACGCCATCGGCATCATCGCCGACCCCCGCTACACCCAAGAACTCCTGACCCAAGCCCACAACCACCCGACCCCAATCCCCCCCCACCTCACCCGCCACAAACACAGCCGCGTCACCCGCGGACACCTCGAGCCACCCTTCGAGCCCTAG
- a CDS encoding ATP-binding cassette domain-containing protein, whose translation MAAIEATGLVKTFRGRKTTVKALDGIDLDVPEGTVLGLLGPNGAGKTTAVRVLTTLLRPDAGIARVLGHDVVKEADTVRGLVGLSGQYAAVDELLTGRENLWMFGRLYRLPSDKAKRRAEELLATFDLTDAADRILKTYSGGMRRRLDLAGSLIAHPKVLFLDEPTTGLDPRSRLDLWQIIRDRVREGVTILLTTQYLEEADELADSIAVVDHGSVIARGTADELKAKVGGERIEVVVHDPADLTRALELLSTALGIADPESTSLEEHARRLTVPAPGGSSTLVDVIRTLDAAQIRIADIGLRRPTLDDVFLTLTGHEAEQKESL comes from the coding sequence ATGGCTGCAATCGAGGCGACCGGCCTCGTGAAGACCTTCAGAGGCAGGAAGACGACGGTCAAAGCGCTCGACGGGATCGATCTCGACGTGCCGGAGGGGACGGTGCTCGGCCTGCTCGGGCCGAACGGGGCGGGCAAGACCACGGCGGTCCGGGTGCTGACCACGCTGCTGAGGCCGGACGCCGGAATCGCCCGGGTGCTCGGCCACGACGTGGTGAAGGAGGCGGACACGGTCCGGGGGCTCGTCGGCCTCTCCGGGCAGTACGCCGCAGTCGACGAACTGCTCACCGGCCGGGAGAACCTGTGGATGTTCGGCCGTCTCTACCGGCTGCCGAGTGACAAGGCCAAGCGACGGGCGGAGGAGCTGCTGGCGACGTTCGACCTGACCGACGCCGCGGACCGGATCCTGAAGACGTACTCCGGTGGCATGCGCCGCCGGCTCGACCTGGCCGGATCGCTGATCGCGCACCCGAAGGTGCTGTTCCTCGACGAGCCGACGACCGGGCTCGATCCGCGGTCGCGACTCGATCTGTGGCAGATCATCCGCGACCGGGTCCGCGAGGGAGTCACGATCCTGCTCACCACGCAGTACCTCGAGGAGGCCGACGAGCTCGCGGACAGCATCGCGGTGGTCGACCACGGCTCGGTGATCGCCCGCGGTACGGCGGACGAGCTCAAGGCGAAGGTCGGCGGTGAGCGGATCGAGGTCGTCGTGCATGACCCAGCCGACCTGACCCGGGCGCTGGAGCTGCTGTCCACCGCACTCGGGATCGCCGATCCCGAGTCGACCTCGCTCGAGGAGCATGCGCGCCGGCTCACGGTGCCGGCGCCGGGTGGTTCGAGCACGCTGGTCGACGTGATCCGGACCTTGGACGCTGCCCAGATCCGGATCGCCGACATCGGCCTGCGGCGGCCGACGCTCGACGACGTGTTCCTCACCCTGACCGGGCACGAGGCCGAGCAGAAGGAGTCGCTGTGA
- a CDS encoding MFS transporter, translating into MSILRHPDFRRLWAADLLSQLGSRLSMGAIPLLAVLTLNASTLQVSLLRTCETAAWLVLGLFAGAWADRIRCRPVLVYADLLRALLYASIPIAWWFDVLTLTQVYAVLVPAGILTVLFDVAHNSYLPRLLERDRLLPGNAKLAANHSIAAVIGAGASGILVQWLGAALTIGLDALSFVWSAVWLRSIRTPEAEPVKPERPDLRREIGDGLRYVFHHPLLRPLALNTMATMLFQAAAGAIMIVYLVRAVHLQPATIGVLSMIGLGGAIVASVVTERISSRYGDARTLLLSSTGIGVAFTVQAMTAPGRQVSWFVAGTLLAGFCIIVSYILQVSTQQRLCPPDLQGRVSATMSFVSWGAAPLGSLLGGALGTAFGLHTTLWIAGLGTLAGNAFLYFSPLRTLRTIPAELVSRR; encoded by the coding sequence ATGAGCATCCTGCGTCACCCCGATTTCCGCCGGCTGTGGGCCGCCGACCTGCTCAGTCAGCTCGGCTCCCGCCTCAGCATGGGCGCGATCCCGCTGCTCGCCGTACTCACCCTGAACGCGTCGACCCTGCAGGTCTCGCTGCTGCGGACCTGCGAGACGGCCGCCTGGCTCGTCCTCGGTCTGTTCGCCGGCGCCTGGGCCGACCGGATCCGCTGCCGCCCGGTCCTGGTGTACGCCGACCTGCTCCGGGCACTGCTCTACGCGTCGATCCCGATCGCCTGGTGGTTCGACGTACTCACGCTCACGCAGGTGTACGCCGTACTCGTGCCGGCCGGGATCCTCACCGTGCTGTTCGACGTGGCGCACAACTCGTACCTGCCCCGGCTGCTCGAACGGGACCGCCTGCTCCCGGGCAACGCCAAGCTGGCCGCGAACCACTCGATCGCGGCGGTGATCGGCGCCGGCGCGAGCGGCATCCTCGTGCAGTGGCTCGGCGCGGCGCTGACGATCGGCCTCGACGCGCTCAGCTTCGTGTGGTCAGCCGTGTGGCTGCGCTCGATCCGTACGCCGGAGGCCGAGCCGGTGAAGCCCGAACGACCCGACCTGCGCCGCGAGATCGGGGACGGCCTGCGGTACGTGTTCCACCACCCGCTGCTGCGCCCGCTCGCCCTCAACACGATGGCGACGATGCTGTTCCAGGCGGCGGCAGGCGCGATCATGATCGTGTACCTGGTGCGCGCAGTTCATTTGCAGCCGGCAACCATCGGCGTACTCAGCATGATCGGCCTCGGCGGCGCGATCGTGGCTTCGGTCGTCACCGAGAGAATCAGCAGCCGGTACGGCGATGCGCGCACGCTGCTGCTGTCGTCGACGGGCATCGGGGTCGCGTTCACCGTGCAGGCGATGACCGCGCCCGGCCGGCAGGTCAGCTGGTTCGTGGCCGGCACGCTGCTGGCCGGCTTCTGCATCATCGTCAGCTACATCCTGCAGGTCAGCACGCAGCAACGGCTGTGCCCACCCGACCTGCAGGGCCGGGTGAGCGCCACCATGAGCTTCGTCAGCTGGGGCGCCGCTCCCCTCGGCAGCCTCCTCGGCGGCGCCCTCGGCACGGCCTTCGGCCTGCACACCACCCTCTGGATCGCAGGCCTAGGCACCCTCGCGGGCAACGCCTTCCTCTATTTCTCCCCACTCCGCACCTTGCGCACGATCCCCGCTGAGCTGGTCAGTCGGAGGTGA
- a CDS encoding alpha/beta fold hydrolase, which produces MTETFDDAREVIADLHRIVTPSGVQESYELTAGGVDHCVYARGQDRSNPVIFFIHGGPASPLAPAAWQFQRPLEEYFTVVTYDQRAAGRTLRTVDPETIADTLTVAQYTDDAIELAEQIKERYGVEKLILLGHSWGSIIAMQAALTRPDLFHAYVGIGQIVDARANESLCFEYAMQQAREHNHTEALEQLASIAPYPGDEPVTRERIIIARQWAQYRGGLSAYREDSLYFFQAPLLSPEYTVAESETIGEGNEFTLGRVLDEMLEVDYSGVTEFPIPVLMFFGRHDYTTPTKPVEAWLDAVEAPYKQAIWFEHSAHLAPWEEPGKFLVSLVSYVRQLSV; this is translated from the coding sequence GTGACTGAGACCTTCGACGACGCCCGCGAGGTCATCGCGGACCTGCATCGCATCGTGACGCCATCGGGTGTCCAGGAGAGCTACGAACTGACGGCCGGCGGCGTCGACCACTGCGTCTACGCCCGCGGCCAGGACCGCTCCAACCCCGTCATCTTCTTCATCCACGGTGGTCCGGCCTCGCCGCTCGCCCCGGCGGCCTGGCAGTTCCAGCGGCCGCTCGAGGAGTACTTCACCGTCGTCACCTACGACCAGCGCGCCGCCGGCCGCACCCTGCGCACGGTCGACCCCGAAACCATCGCGGACACCCTCACGGTCGCGCAGTACACCGACGACGCGATCGAGCTCGCCGAGCAGATCAAGGAGCGGTACGGCGTCGAGAAGCTGATCCTCCTCGGTCACAGCTGGGGCAGCATCATCGCGATGCAGGCCGCGCTCACCCGGCCCGACCTCTTCCACGCGTACGTCGGCATCGGGCAGATCGTCGACGCCCGCGCCAACGAGTCGCTGTGCTTCGAGTACGCGATGCAGCAGGCTCGCGAGCACAACCACACCGAGGCGCTCGAGCAGCTCGCCTCGATCGCGCCGTACCCGGGTGACGAGCCGGTGACCCGCGAGCGGATCATCATCGCGCGGCAATGGGCGCAGTACCGCGGCGGTCTGTCGGCGTACCGCGAGGATTCGCTGTACTTCTTCCAGGCGCCGCTGCTGTCGCCGGAGTACACGGTCGCGGAGAGCGAGACCATTGGCGAAGGCAACGAGTTCACCCTGGGCCGGGTGCTGGACGAGATGCTCGAGGTCGACTACTCCGGGGTGACCGAGTTCCCGATCCCGGTGCTGATGTTCTTCGGCAGGCACGACTACACGACGCCGACGAAACCCGTCGAGGCCTGGCTCGACGCGGTCGAAGCGCCTTATAAACAAGCGATCTGGTTCGAGCACTCGGCGCATCTCGCGCCGTGGGAAGAACCGGGCAAGTTCTTGGTCAGCCTGGTGAGTTACGTCCGTCAGTTGAGCGTGTAG
- the mca gene encoding mycothiol conjugate amidase Mca, producing MSGDLRLLHVHAHPDDESSKGAASTARYVAEGVEVMVATCTGGERGSILNPKMDRPEVLANITEIRRKEMDAAREILGIRQEWLGWVDSGFPEGDPLPPLPEGCFGALKVEDAAAPLVKLIREFRPQVVTTYDENGGYPHPDHIMCHQISVAAFEAAGDKDAYPELGEPFQPLKLYYHHTFHYERMKALHDAMVARGLESPYAERLKDWKPDPEHERRITTRVECAEYFATRDKALLAHATQIDPDGPWFAVPLEVHQAAWPTEDYELARSLVESELPENDLFAGLR from the coding sequence GTGAGTGGAGATCTTCGGTTGTTGCATGTGCACGCCCACCCGGATGACGAGTCGAGCAAGGGAGCCGCGTCGACGGCCAGGTACGTGGCCGAGGGCGTCGAGGTGATGGTCGCCACCTGTACCGGTGGCGAACGCGGATCGATCCTGAATCCGAAGATGGACCGCCCGGAGGTGCTGGCGAACATCACCGAGATCCGCCGCAAAGAGATGGACGCGGCCCGCGAGATCCTCGGGATCCGGCAGGAGTGGCTGGGCTGGGTCGACTCGGGTTTCCCCGAGGGTGATCCGCTGCCGCCGCTGCCCGAGGGCTGCTTCGGCGCGCTCAAGGTCGAGGACGCCGCCGCCCCGCTGGTGAAGCTGATCCGCGAGTTCCGTCCGCAGGTCGTCACGACGTACGACGAGAACGGCGGCTACCCGCACCCGGACCACATCATGTGCCACCAGATCAGCGTGGCCGCGTTCGAGGCGGCGGGGGACAAGGACGCCTACCCGGAGCTCGGGGAGCCGTTCCAGCCGCTGAAGCTGTACTACCACCACACGTTCCACTACGAGCGGATGAAGGCGCTGCACGACGCGATGGTCGCGCGCGGCCTCGAGTCGCCGTACGCCGAGCGCCTGAAGGACTGGAAGCCGGATCCGGAGCACGAGCGCCGGATCACCACCCGGGTCGAGTGCGCGGAGTACTTCGCGACCCGGGACAAGGCGCTGCTGGCGCACGCCACCCAGATCGATCCGGACGGGCCGTGGTTCGCCGTACCGCTGGAAGTTCACCAGGCGGCCTGGCCGACCGAGGACTACGAGCTGGCGCGCAGTCTGGTCGAGTCGGAGCTGCCTGAGAACGACCTGTTCGCGGGGCTGCGCTGA
- a CDS encoding MarR family winged helix-turn-helix transcriptional regulator, with protein MAATKVSVGTGETNADASADVREWRELLARHADLTCALDRALQVGHSLGMSEYEVLERLAEFPEHSAKVATIAKSVHLSQSALSRVIGRLEVAGLVERHMCPEDRRAINVRLTDEGLQLQGEAQPTQRQVLAERLHAPLVKTCEPLPSTGD; from the coding sequence ATGGCCGCTACGAAGGTCAGCGTTGGGACTGGTGAGACCAACGCCGATGCCAGTGCTGATGTCAGGGAGTGGCGCGAGCTCCTGGCTCGCCACGCCGACCTGACCTGCGCCCTCGACCGGGCGCTGCAGGTAGGTCATTCGCTGGGCATGAGTGAGTATGAAGTGCTCGAGCGGCTCGCCGAGTTCCCCGAGCACTCCGCGAAGGTGGCGACGATCGCCAAGTCCGTGCACCTGAGCCAGAGCGCCCTGTCCCGCGTGATCGGCCGCCTCGAGGTCGCCGGTCTGGTCGAGCGCCACATGTGCCCGGAGGATCGCCGCGCGATCAACGTCCGCCTGACGGACGAGGGTCTGCAGCTTCAGGGCGAAGCGCAGCCGACCCAGCGCCAGGTGCTGGCCGAGCGTCTGCACGCGCCTCTGGTGAAGACCTGCGAGCCTCTACCCTCAACGGGTGACTGA
- a CDS encoding DUF4307 domain-containing protein — MPESSASAATTPTSDLNARYGKGGRSRRPLVIGGLGVVILAGLVWLVWAAWVQSNPPVTSQLNGFEIVSPTSAKATMKVDRTKSVEASCRLQAKAADFSIVGELTVTVKADDPRHQVLPVTLTTQRSATAVVLVGCTTADQHRPH, encoded by the coding sequence GTGCCCGAGTCATCTGCGTCTGCTGCCACCACCCCGACCTCCGACCTGAACGCGCGGTACGGAAAGGGCGGGCGGTCCCGGCGACCGTTGGTGATCGGCGGCCTGGGGGTCGTGATCCTGGCCGGCCTGGTGTGGCTGGTGTGGGCGGCCTGGGTGCAGTCGAATCCGCCCGTGACCTCGCAACTGAACGGCTTCGAGATCGTGTCGCCGACGAGCGCGAAGGCCACGATGAAGGTCGACCGGACCAAGTCCGTGGAGGCCAGTTGCCGGCTGCAGGCGAAGGCGGCCGACTTCTCCATTGTCGGTGAACTGACGGTCACCGTGAAGGCGGACGACCCCCGCCACCAGGTGTTGCCGGTCACGCTGACAACGCAACGCTCGGCGACCGCCGTCGTCCTCGTCGGCTGTACGACGGCCGACCAGCACCGCCCGCACTGA